The Erwinia sorbitola nucleotide sequence TTTGGCGATCGCGGCAAATACCGGCTCAATCGCCGCAGCACGCTGACGATCGCCGCTGGCGAGTACCAGAATCTGTGCCTGCTCGGCCGGGGTTTTGGTGCCGGAAACCGGCGCATCCAGCAGAACAACATCCGGGCGTAATGTATGGATGCTGTTAATAAGTTGCTGCGTTGCATCAACGCCGATAGTGCCCATCTGGCATAGCACCGCATCGGGTTTCAGCAGTGGAAGAATCTGTTCACAGGTAGCAAGCGTAGTCGCGCCATCGGAGAGCATGACGATAACCACATCAGCATCAGCCACCGCCTGCTCCCGGGTATCACACAGTGTAAGCCCGGCTGGGATCAGGTCTTCACCGCGCGCGCGGGTACGGTTCCAGCCATAGACATGGAATGATTTTTTTAGCAGATTTGCAGCGAAAGCGTGACCCATCGCACCCAGTCCCAGAACGGCGACTGAAGGAAGTGATTTCATGGCGGTATTTCTCCCTGATAATGAACAAGATGACGCAATTGCGCCATCAGCTATCGACCAGGGTATCGTAGTTTTACGATTTACAACAGCCTGCCTGTGCTGACTGTAGTA carries:
- a CDS encoding NAD(P)-dependent oxidoreductase — protein: MKSLPSVAVLGLGAMGHAFAANLLKKSFHVYGWNRTRARGEDLIPAGLTLCDTREQAVADADVVIVMLSDGATTLATCEQILPLLKPDAVLCQMGTIGVDATQQLINSIHTLRPDVVLLDAPVSGTKTPAEQAQILVLASGDRQRAAAIEPVFAAIAKGTKWLGEAGAGSKMKLVANAWLVSIMQGVAESTQLAQQFGFTPDDFWQVLDGGPLAAPYVKGKLAMISAGEYPAQMQLTWALKDAQLALDAAGKRPMPMLQSIATQWQGAVDAGYGAKDLSVVYRYLHEQQKK